A window of the Miscanthus floridulus cultivar M001 chromosome 14, ASM1932011v1, whole genome shotgun sequence genome harbors these coding sequences:
- the LOC136503664 gene encoding uncharacterized protein, with protein sequence MHIISDRDKIFTSNFWRELFCLVNTTLSPRAHQKRCYRYFRPYTILEKIGAVAYKLDLPSSSSIHPVFHVSLLKAAPSTKYPLSASPPETEHGLQVPEAILQRRLHPRQSGSVDQLLIKWSGMGADLATWEDAEAIQQRFPFAPTRGQASSQGEGGVTVPHPGDGPSSSKPRRSTRVKPRSVKLSGPEWVCNIYALKARE encoded by the exons ATGCATATCATCTCGGACCGCGACAAGATCTTCACCAGCAATTTCTGGAGGGAGCTGTTCTGCCTGGTGAACACTACTCTCT CGCCGAGAGCTCATCAGAAACGCTGCTACCGCTACTTCAGGCCGTACACCATCCTGGAGAAGATCGGCGCCGTTGCCTACAAGCTCGACCTTCCTTCGTCGTCTTCCATCCATCCGGTGTTCCACGTCTCCCTCCTCAAGGCTGCGCCATCAACAAAGTACCCACTGTCTGCCTCTCCACCAGAGACTGAACATGGGCTCCAGGTCCCGGAAGCAATACTACAGCGTCGCCTTCATCCTCGCCAATCAGGGTCAGTGGATCAACTCTTGATCAAGTGGTCCGGCATGGGTGCGGATCTTGCTACCTGGGAAGACGCGGAAGCCATTCAGCAACGCTTCCCGTTCGCTCCGACTCGGGGACAAGCCAGTTCACAAGGAGAGGGGGGTGTCACCGTGCCACATCCAGGTGATGGCCCAAGTTCATCTAAGCCCAGGAGGAGTACCAGAGTGAAGCCCAGGAGCGTTAAGCTGAGCGGCCCGGAGTGGGTCTGTAACATCTATGCTCTCAAGGCCCGCGAGTGA
- the LOC136503663 gene encoding putrescine hydroxycinnamoyltransferase 2-like, with product MKKKVVETTLVAPSEEMRRQELWLSNLDLKFPHIYTRVINYYPAGAGFFDPERLRVALAKALVLFYPLAGRLSLGEDGRRRHVDFNSEGVQFVVARADATGAELFEDYQPSPEVMEMFVPALPPEELPCMVALFQVRASL from the exons ATGAAGAAGAAGGTGGTGGAGACGACGCTGGTGGCGCCGAGCGAGGAGATGCGCCGGCAGGAGCTGTGGCTGTCCAACCTAGACCTGAAATTTCCCCACATCTACACGAGGGTCATCAACTACTACCCTGCTGGAGCT GGTTTCTTCGACCCGGAGCGGCTCAGGGTGGCGCTGGCCAAGGCGCTGGTGCTGTTCTACCCTCTGGCCGGGCGGCTCAGCCTGGGGGAGGATGGCCGCCGCCGGCATGTCGACTTCAACAGCGAGGGCGTGCAGTTTGTTGTTGCCCGTGCGGACGCGACTGGCGCGGAGCTCTTCGAGGACTACCAGCCGTCGCCGGAGGTAATGGAGATGTTCGTGCCAGCCTTACCACCCGAGGAGCTCCCTTGTATGGTCGCCTTGTTTCAGGTGCGCGCGTCTCTCTAA